The Candidatus Omnitrophota bacterium genome includes the window CCTCCAAATTCCTGAACGTTTCCGAGCGATATCAAATATCGCCGGTGCCGGCGATATCTGATATCATGCCTCTGCGATGTCTACAAAAGTTGTTGTTGCCATGAGCGGAGGGGTGGATAGCTCGGTCGCGGCGGCGCTGCTGCATGAGCAAGGCTTCGAGGTGATCGGCGTGACGCTGCAGCTCTGGGGCAAGGACGTGTGCACCACGGCTGGCACCAAGTTGTGCTGCTCGGTCCGCGATGCGCTGGATGCCAAGGCGGTGGCCAAGCGGCTGGGGATCCGGCATGAGACGCTGGAGCTGGCCGACACGTTCCGCACGCATGTCATCGACTATTTTGTGGAGAGCTATCACGAGGGGCTGACCCCCAATCCGTGCATCGCGTGCAACGACCATATCAAGTTCGGCTCGCTGCTTGAGCATGCGGACCGGCTTGGCGCTCAGCTCATCGCCACCGGCCACTACGCGCGGATTGTGCCCCCGGCCAGCCTGGCGAGCGGATGTGCGAGCTCAGCGAGCCGGCAGCGAATTCTGTGGAGCTGCGGCCACCTGTTCGATCGCGCCCTTGCCGGGCGCGGAGTTGGTGGCCGCTTCGCTGCAAGGCGAGCGCCCGGAGCGAGCACTGAGCGAGCAGGCTGGCCGGGGGCACCGGGGAGTTCTTCACCCACCACGAACATCGAACGATATCAGCTCTTGAGAGCTGCTACGCCAGAGAAGGACCAGTCCTATGTCCTCTTCAACTTGACGCAAGAGCAACTCTCGCGCGCTCGATTTCCCATCGGCGAGCTGACCAAGCCGCAAGTGCGCGAGATGGCCCGCTCGCTTGGGCTGGCAACCGCGGAGAAGCC containing:
- a CDS encoding tRNA-specific 2-thiouridylase, with the translated sequence MSTKVVVAMSGGVDSSVAAALLHEQGFEVIGVTLQLWGKDVCTTAGTKLCCSVRDALDAKAVAKRLGIRHETLELADTFRTHVIDYFVESYHEGLTPNPCIACNDHIKFGSLLEHADRLGAQLIATGHYARIVPPASLASGCASSASRQRILWSCGHLFDRALAGRGVGGRFAARRAPGASTERAGWPGAPGSSSPTTNIERYQLLRAATPEKDQSYVLFNLTQEQLSRARFPIGELTKPQVREMARSLGLATAEKPDSQDVCFVRDRNKDGFLRRELKIADQPGQITTVDGEVLGTHQGLLGYTIGQREGIGLAVGKPIYVLAIDQPNNRLVVGERAHLMRRTLIAERVNWVSIAPPTELIRAWAKIRSRHEPALVTITPRLGSELGALGSG